A window of Candidatus Dormiibacterota bacterium genomic DNA:
CTCGAAGAGACGCGGCTGATCTTCCGGTTTGATGCCGATGCCGGTGTCGGCAACCTCGACCACCGTGCCGGCGGCGGTCTCCATCGCCCTGATCGTGACGCTCCCGTGGTGCGAGGTGAATTTGATGGCGTTGTTGACGAGGTTGTGGACGATATGGCGAAGGCTCCGGGCATCGAACACGACCTGCATGGCGCGGTCCACCTGCGACGTGACCGTGAGCTCCTTCTGGGTGGCCGCGGCCGCGTTCTCCGAGAGGGCCGCATCCACCGCCTCGGCCACCAGGCAGGGCGCGGGATGCAGCTCGAGCCGCCCGGCCTGGATGTGGGTCAGGTCGAGGATGTCATTGATCAGCGTGAGAAGCTGGCGACCGCTGCTGTGAATCGTCTCGGCGAATTCGGCGCGCTCCGCCTCGGACAGCTCCGGGGTGGTCCGGATGATTTCGGAGAAGCCGATGATCGCGTTCAGCGGCGTGCGAAGCTCGTGCGACATGTTGGTGAGGAACTCGGACTTCATCCGGTCCGCTTCCTGCAACTCCAGGTTGGCGCGTTGCAACATTTCGATGGTCTGGCGTTCCCGCTGAAAGCGGCGCGCGTTGTCGAGCGCTACCGCCGCCTGGTTGGCGAGGATCTGCAGCACCTGCATCAGCGTCGGATCGAAGGCGCGGACCTCACGGAAGTAGACCGAGACCGTGCCGACGAACTCGCGCTCGAGGAACATCGGCAGGCCGAGGGCAGCGCGCCAGCCATACTGCTGGGCCAGCGGATCCAGCGGGAACCGGCCGTCGAGCTGAATGTCCTCCGAGAAGACCGGGCGTTGCTCGATCACGACCTGGGTGACGAGGCCGGGCGCCACATGGGTCAGCACCTCGCCCTGGAGTCGTTGCTCCAACCCCTCCCCCACCTCGACCGCTTGTTCTGCCGGATTGCCGGACTGGGTCAGCGTGATCAGGCAGGTCGCCGCGCCGGAGACGCCGATCACGGCACGGGCGACGCCCTGGAGCAGGGCGTTCGGACCGACGGTGGTCGCTGTCAATGCCTGTGAGACCTGGCGCAGCATCTCCATCGAGGTGTCGAGCCGCAGCGCCTGCTGGCGGGTCTGCTCGAAGAGGAATGTGTTCTGGAGCGAGACCGCGACCTCAGCGCCCAGCGAGGCCGCGAGTTTGACGTCGTAGTTGCCGCTGAACTCGCCGTTTCGCTTGTTGGCGAGCATCAGCACGCCGATCGGCCGACCGCCCGAGCCCAGCGGGACCAGCAGCAGGTCGCGGTACCCGAACGTCTGCGGCAGCAGCTGGCCGGCCTCGATGTCGTGCAGGCAGTCGGCGATGATGGTCGGCTGCTGGGTGACGAAGACCCGACCGATGAGGGTCGATGCGTTGGCACCGAAGCGCAATTGGTTGAGACGCATCTGGTTGAAGAGCCGGCTCTCCCGCATCCCGGACGGGGCGGCCGGGGCGATCAGGGCCTCGAGCCCGTCCTGATAGAGGAAGAAGCCGCACATCTCGACGTCGAGCAGTTCCGCCAACGTGGTGGTCAAGGTACCGAGGTCCTCGCCGAGCTTGGTGAGGTTGGAAACCGCGGTGGCCACCTCGAAGAAGTGGCTCAGCTCCTGGAGGTTCTGGTCGGCGCGGCGGGAGAGCTCGAGGTTCTGCTGGACCAGCTTGAAGTATTTAAAGGACCAGAAGCCGGTCAACACCATGACCGGCAGAAAGAGGACCGCCAGGAAGTAGGTGACCGGCGAGGGCGCCCACCAGCGTGCCACGTAGATGAGGAAGAGCTCCGTGAGGGCGCCCAAGACCACCCAGAGCCGCCAGTTGAACCGGACCCGGGAGTTGGATGGTAGATACCGCCGTGTTGTGAGGCCCTCTTTCGTCACAGTGCGCGCATTGATTCGACGCGGATCGAGGGCATTGCTTCGCACTACGGCCCGGCCGGGCCGCGCTGCCGCGACCAGCTTTACAAAGGTTTACGGGAACGTCGCGTCTCACGAACGCCGGGAATGTTGGTTGCCCCTTTGCTACTCTCTACACGTGCAGCGAGAGACGGCCTTCAACGTCTCGGCGATCAAGGACACCGTCCTGCGGTCGATCAAGCTCAACCAGCAGGCCTATAACAACCGCGACGCCGACGTGCTTCGCGAGGTCTACCTGGAGCCCATGCTCTCCCAGGTGGCGCACGACCTTTCCGGGGACTTCGAGTCGTTCCCCGCGGCGCGCCTCGACATCACCTGCGAGGTCCTCGACGTTTCCTACACCGCCTATCTGCAAATCGGGAAGGTCGAGCTGTCGGCCTACGGTCTGGAGGCCAGTCCGCAGAACGTCAACGTCACGACCAAGGAGGAGTGGATCTACCGCCTGGTGCCAGATGCCGAAAAAGGCGTCGGCCTGGGGCGCCGCACCACCCACCGCTTCCTCGGCTACTACCACTACACGCTGGTCGACATCGACGGCCGCTGGTGGATCACTGATGTCCAGTCCGCGTCGGAGATCTGGCTGCCTTAGCCTGACCCCACGCTCGAAGAATCGAGATCTCGCGCGAGCTGTTTGACGTGCGTGCTGATGTCATCGCGGATGGCCCGCACTGCATGCAGCGGCTGGTCCGCGGGATCCGTCAGATCCCAGTCGACGTACTTTTTTCCCGGGATGTAGGGACACTCGTCTCCGCACCCCATCGTCACCACCACGTCAGCCCACTCGCCCAGCTCGTCGGTCAACTTCTGCGGTCGCCGCGCCGAAAGATCGATCCCCTGCTCGCGCATCGCCGCGACGACGACCGGGTGCACGTGCTCGGCCGGTCGGGTGCCCGCCGAGAGAGACTCGTGCCGACCGTTGGCAATCCGTTCGAAAAGCGCCTGGCTCATTTGCGACCGCCCGGCATTCTGTTTGCAGACGAACAGCACCCGCGCCATCGCAGCCTCAGGTAAGGACGTCGAGCAGCGCGCGGGTCTTGGGTTCGAGGCGGCCGGCCAGCCGATAGTAGGCCCAGATCCCGCCCTTGCTGACCTCGACCAGACCGGCTTCGCGCAGCTTCGCCATGTGATGCGAGATCGTCGGCTGGCTCAAATCGAACGCGGCCGTGAAGTCGCAGATGCAAACCGGCTCCGGCGAGTGCTTCAGGATACTGATCATTTGCAGCCGCGTGGGATCGGCGAGTGCCTTCAGTACCTCCACCGACTGATCGACTTTCGCGACGGTCATCGACATCGCGGGCGGGCAGCAGACGCCCTTGACACGTTCGGAGAGCGCAGCTTTCACCATCGCAGTCTACCAGTTCCATTGACAACTGTCTATGGGTTTGCTAGGCTTCCATCGACAACCATCAATCACTCCCGGGAGGGATCATGGATACGATTCAGGAGTCCGTCCGAGCCAAGTACGCGGAGACCGCGATCAAGTTACGCGATGGGGGAAGCTGTTGTGACTCGAGCTGTTGTGGCGGGTCCGATGCGGCCAGCGGCCCGATCGGCGCCGACGAGTACTCGAAAGCGGAGGTCGCCGACCTCGGGCTTTCCCTCGGCGACAGCCTGGGCTGCGGCAACCCGACGGCGCTCGCGCAGCTCCATCCCGGAGAGATCGTGCTGGACCTCGGGAGCGGCGCCGGCCTGGACGTGCTCCTCTCGGCGCGGCGGGTATCCCCCGGCGGTCATGCTTACGGCGTTGACATGACCGACGAGATGCTGGCACTGGCCAACGAAAACAAGGCCCGAGCGGGCGTCGCGAATGCGACCTTCCTCAGAGGCACCATCGAGGCGATTCCGCTCCCGGGCGCCGCGGTGGACGTCGTCATCTCTAATTGCGTCATCAACCTGGCCGCCGACAAGACGGCGGTGCTGAGAGAGGCATTTCGCGTCCTCAAGACTGGCGGGCGGCTCGCCGTCTCCGACATGGTCGAGCTGGAGCCGCTGCCAGCGCATGTCAAATCGGCAATGGATGCCTGGGCCGGCTGCGTGGCGGGCACGATCCCCGTCGACGCCTATCGCGCCGCCGTACTCGACGCGGGCTTCTACGCCGTCGAGATCGAAATCACCAACAGCTTTGGACCGGGCGAAGCCGGCTTAGCGGACGGTTCAGGAAAAATCGGCAGCGCGTTCGTCCGCGCGTTAAAGCGGTAAGAAAACAAAAAGGCCTGGGCTCGCGCCCGGGCCTTCTGGATTCTGGGTTTGTGAGTCTTTAGGCGACGCGCACCCGCGAGGCCCGCGGCCCCTTGGGAGCTGATGCCTCGACGTCGAAGCTGACCTTCTGCCCCTCCTGCAACCCCTCGAACGAGCCCTCGACGGACGACCGGTGGAAAAAATACTCCTTGCCGTCCTCGCCGCTCAAGAATCCGAAACCGCGATCCATCACCAATCGCTTGATCGTGCCGTTCTGCGCCACGTCTGTCGCTAGC
This region includes:
- a CDS encoding arsenate reductase ArsC — its product is MARVLFVCKQNAGRSQMSQALFERIANGRHESLSAGTRPAEHVHPVVVAAMREQGIDLSARRPQKLTDELGEWADVVVTMGCGDECPYIPGKKYVDWDLTDPADQPLHAVRAIRDDISTHVKQLARDLDSSSVGSG
- a CDS encoding metalloregulator ArsR/SmtB family transcription factor, whose amino-acid sequence is MVKAALSERVKGVCCPPAMSMTVAKVDQSVEVLKALADPTRLQMISILKHSPEPVCICDFTAAFDLSQPTISHHMAKLREAGLVEVSKGGIWAYYRLAGRLEPKTRALLDVLT
- a CDS encoding cold shock domain-containing protein, which translates into the protein MLDRGRSQPGHGTPRKRKSTGDNFAKELATDVAQNGTIKRLVMDRGFGFLSGEDGKEYFFHRSSVEGSFEGLQEGQKVSFDVEASAPKGPRASRVRVA
- a CDS encoding GAF domain-containing sensor histidine kinase, whose protein sequence is MTKEGLTTRRYLPSNSRVRFNWRLWVVLGALTELFLIYVARWWAPSPVTYFLAVLFLPVMVLTGFWSFKYFKLVQQNLELSRRADQNLQELSHFFEVATAVSNLTKLGEDLGTLTTTLAELLDVEMCGFFLYQDGLEALIAPAAPSGMRESRLFNQMRLNQLRFGANASTLIGRVFVTQQPTIIADCLHDIEAGQLLPQTFGYRDLLLVPLGSGGRPIGVLMLANKRNGEFSGNYDVKLAASLGAEVAVSLQNTFLFEQTRQQALRLDTSMEMLRQVSQALTATTVGPNALLQGVARAVIGVSGAATCLITLTQSGNPAEQAVEVGEGLEQRLQGEVLTHVAPGLVTQVVIEQRPVFSEDIQLDGRFPLDPLAQQYGWRAALGLPMFLEREFVGTVSVYFREVRAFDPTLMQVLQILANQAAVALDNARRFQRERQTIEMLQRANLELQEADRMKSEFLTNMSHELRTPLNAIIGFSEIIRTTPELSEAERAEFAETIHSSGRQLLTLINDILDLTHIQAGRLELHPAPCLVAEAVDAALSENAAAATQKELTVTSQVDRAMQVVFDARSLRHIVHNLVNNAIKFTSHHGSVTIRAMETAAGTVVEVADTGIGIKPEDQPRLFEEFRQIDGSTSRGYEGIGLGLALSKRLVELQGGQIWVESVPGRGSTFRFLIPRLPVLAAAPRDPILQGPLPRVA
- the arsM gene encoding arsenite methyltransferase, which gives rise to MDTIQESVRAKYAETAIKLRDGGSCCDSSCCGGSDAASGPIGADEYSKAEVADLGLSLGDSLGCGNPTALAQLHPGEIVLDLGSGAGLDVLLSARRVSPGGHAYGVDMTDEMLALANENKARAGVANATFLRGTIEAIPLPGAAVDVVISNCVINLAADKTAVLREAFRVLKTGGRLAVSDMVELEPLPAHVKSAMDAWAGCVAGTIPVDAYRAAVLDAGFYAVEIEITNSFGPGEAGLADGSGKIGSAFVRALKR